The Sulfitobacter sp. S223 genome has a window encoding:
- a CDS encoding copper resistance D family protein, which translates to MLSAIASVDVLTWISICIKALVYATSLTAAGTVLCSIFLHALPASEVAALKRFTVWLALAAAVLSLIRIPLRASFLTGGTWQGATDPMILGMVAQSPLGISVAVRMIGLALILTVLVPARRGRIAAGLGALLVAVSFALRGHALEEPRLLLGVLITLHLLGLAFWIGAFMPLYRVTGMDAKDDAGRLAHEFGRKAIYVVGSLTVAGGITLSLLTGNMLAAVSTPYGQFFLLKLGGFLAIITLAAWNKMQLTPALQRGDPAARCKLRRSIRWEATFILLVLLVTATLTTISAPIVL; encoded by the coding sequence ATGCTGAGCGCGATAGCCTCTGTCGATGTCCTGACATGGATTTCCATCTGCATTAAGGCGCTGGTCTATGCGACCTCCCTGACAGCAGCGGGTACCGTCTTATGCAGCATCTTCCTACATGCTCTTCCGGCGTCCGAGGTTGCTGCGCTTAAACGGTTCACCGTATGGCTGGCTCTTGCCGCGGCTGTCCTGTCGCTCATTCGGATACCACTGCGAGCAAGTTTTTTGACGGGTGGCACATGGCAAGGAGCAACAGATCCAATGATCCTCGGCATGGTTGCGCAGAGCCCCTTGGGAATAAGTGTTGCTGTCCGGATGATCGGTCTTGCATTGATCCTTACCGTGCTTGTTCCCGCCCGCCGGGGCCGGATCGCAGCGGGTCTTGGAGCTCTCCTTGTTGCTGTGTCATTTGCTCTGCGGGGGCATGCTTTGGAAGAACCGCGGCTCCTGCTGGGTGTGCTGATCACCTTGCACCTGCTTGGGCTGGCCTTCTGGATCGGTGCGTTTATGCCCTTATACCGTGTGACCGGAATGGACGCTAAGGATGACGCGGGCAGGCTCGCCCATGAATTCGGCCGCAAAGCGATCTATGTTGTCGGCAGTCTTACCGTCGCAGGCGGCATCACTCTTTCGCTCTTGACCGGCAACATGCTTGCTGCGGTCTCTACACCTTACGGCCAGTTTTTCCTGCTGAAGCTTGGCGGTTTTTTAGCTATCATTACTCTTGCTGCATGGAACAAAATGCAGCTCACCCCCGCTTTGCAACGTGGTGATCCCGCAGCCCGCTGCAAGCTGCGAAGGTCCATCAGGTGGGAGGCGACGTTTATCTTACTTGTTCTTTTGGTGACGGCTACGCTGACGACAATTAGCGCACCTATTGTTCTCTGA
- a CDS encoding copper resistance CopC family protein — MNRTTICAALFAITFGIGQAAAHSKKEMTQPVNGAVLEASPEAIEMKFSMPIRITLITLTDQDSVTHEVIRTDNMQPVSEFSAAVPVLPTGLYSVAWRGLADDGHPMQGEFSFEVSE, encoded by the coding sequence ATGAACCGCACAACAATCTGTGCAGCACTTTTCGCGATTACATTTGGCATTGGACAAGCAGCGGCACATTCGAAAAAGGAGATGACGCAGCCTGTGAATGGTGCCGTCCTTGAGGCTTCGCCCGAAGCGATTGAAATGAAATTCAGCATGCCGATCCGCATCACGCTGATTACCCTTACCGATCAGGACAGCGTGACCCATGAGGTGATCCGCACGGACAATATGCAACCCGTCTCAGAGTTCAGCGCAGCCGTTCCTGTTTTGCCAACAGGCCTCTATTCTGTTGCGTGGCGCGGGTTGGCGGATGACGGCCACCCGATGCAAGGGGAGTTCAGCTTTGAAGTGTCCGAGTAA
- a CDS encoding cytochrome c, with product MRKMSFIVAISLLIVGGWWMFLKPQEFAEQANKAEGAAMVDVILPASFTTQEQMGEAAFNAKCAACHGNSGAGRDGLGPPLIHKIYEPGHHGDMSFQLAAMNGVRAHHWAFGNMPAVEGITPSDITNITTYVRAIQRANGIN from the coding sequence ATGCGCAAAATGAGTTTTATCGTGGCGATCAGTCTGTTGATTGTTGGGGGTTGGTGGATGTTCCTGAAGCCTCAGGAATTCGCAGAGCAAGCGAACAAAGCGGAAGGTGCAGCGATGGTCGACGTTATCCTGCCCGCAAGTTTCACCACACAAGAACAGATGGGCGAGGCTGCCTTCAACGCAAAATGCGCAGCTTGTCACGGTAATAGTGGCGCTGGTCGGGACGGCCTTGGGCCGCCCTTGATCCACAAAATTTATGAGCCAGGCCACCACGGCGACATGTCGTTCCAGCTGGCTGCGATGAATGGTGTCAGGGCGCACCACTGGGCCTTCGGGAACATGCCAGCCGTTGAGGGGATCACACCCTCTGATATAACAAACATCACGACATACGTCCGCGCGATCCAGCGCGCCAATGGAATCAATTAA
- a CDS encoding copper-binding protein has protein sequence MKTLSLVLCVLALDAPLAMAQMTHSGTDHSTMDHSNMTMSDEKIEGAVHTKAVVNSFGDGTANVSHEPIPDIGWPAMTMDLTLLPDARMMGEVAEGDAVTLMLIKGEDGMYAIAAIMAE, from the coding sequence ATGAAAACTCTCTCCCTTGTACTCTGTGTTCTGGCTCTCGACGCACCGCTTGCCATGGCACAGATGACCCACTCCGGCACGGACCATTCCACGATGGACCATTCCAACATGACGATGAGCGACGAGAAGATAGAAGGCGCTGTGCATACCAAAGCTGTCGTAAACAGCTTTGGCGATGGCACGGCCAACGTCAGCCATGAGCCTATCCCTGACATCGGTTGGCCCGCGATGACGATGGACCTGACCCTGCTGCCGGATGCTAGGATGATGGGTGAAGTAGCGGAAGGGGATGCTGTCACTCTTATGCTGATCAAGGGCGAAGACGGCATGTATGCCATCGCCGCGATCATGGCTGAATGA